A single Symbiobacterium thermophilum IAM 14863 DNA region contains:
- the purB gene encoding adenylosuccinate lyase has product MIERYTRPRMAELWSAANRFQKWLEVELLACEAWAKLGVIPAEAVAELRARAFTVDEAFVRRVAEIEQTTRHDVIAFTTAVAERIDHPAARYIHYGLTSTDVVDTALSAVLNEAVREIQKGLDGLIAALGRQAVRYKDTPIMGRTHGVHAEPTSFGLKLAVFYAQFRRDADRLEQARRSIAVGKLSGAVGNYGNIDPFVEQYVCERLGLGVADISTQVLQRDRHAHLLTTLAILGSSLDSLATELRLLQKTETREVEEPFSKGQKGSSAMPHKRNPVTLEQISGLSRILRANAIAALENVPLWHERDISHSSVERVILPDSTILADYLLDKMTWIIENLHVYPENMRRSMQASYGLTSSGSVLLSLVEKGLSREQAYAVVQEKAMRAWAEGIHLRRLLEEDPTVQALLTPAELDAAFDLKHHLRHVDTIMKRLGLIE; this is encoded by the coding sequence ATGATTGAACGCTACACCCGGCCGCGCATGGCCGAGCTGTGGTCGGCGGCGAATCGCTTTCAGAAGTGGCTGGAGGTGGAGCTCCTCGCCTGCGAGGCCTGGGCGAAGCTGGGGGTCATCCCGGCCGAGGCGGTGGCCGAGCTCCGGGCCCGGGCGTTCACCGTGGACGAGGCCTTTGTCCGCCGGGTGGCGGAGATCGAGCAGACCACCCGGCACGACGTGATCGCCTTCACCACCGCGGTGGCCGAGCGCATCGACCACCCGGCGGCCCGGTACATCCACTACGGCCTCACCTCCACCGACGTGGTGGACACGGCCCTGTCGGCCGTGCTCAACGAGGCCGTCCGAGAGATCCAGAAGGGGCTGGACGGGCTGATCGCCGCGCTGGGCCGCCAGGCGGTGCGGTACAAGGATACCCCCATCATGGGGCGGACCCACGGCGTGCATGCCGAGCCGACATCCTTCGGGCTGAAGCTGGCCGTCTTCTACGCCCAGTTCCGGCGGGACGCCGACCGGCTGGAGCAGGCGCGCCGGTCCATCGCCGTCGGTAAGCTCTCCGGGGCTGTGGGCAACTATGGTAACATCGATCCGTTCGTGGAGCAGTACGTCTGCGAGAGGCTGGGGCTCGGGGTCGCCGACATCTCCACGCAGGTGCTCCAGCGGGACCGGCACGCGCACCTGCTCACCACCCTCGCGATCCTCGGCTCCTCGCTGGACAGCCTGGCCACCGAGCTCCGGCTGCTGCAGAAGACCGAGACCCGCGAGGTGGAGGAGCCCTTCTCCAAGGGCCAGAAAGGCTCCAGCGCCATGCCCCACAAGCGCAACCCCGTCACCCTGGAGCAGATCTCCGGCCTCAGCCGCATCCTGCGCGCCAACGCCATCGCGGCCTTGGAGAACGTGCCGCTCTGGCACGAGCGGGATATCTCCCACTCGTCGGTGGAGCGGGTCATCCTGCCCGACTCCACCATCCTGGCCGACTACCTGCTGGACAAGATGACGTGGATCATCGAGAACCTGCACGTCTACCCCGAGAACATGCGGCGGTCCATGCAGGCCTCCTACGGCCTCACCTCCTCGGGCTCCGTGCTGCTGTCCCTGGTGGAGAAAGGGCTGTCGCGTGAGCAGGCCTACGCCGTCGTGCAGGAGAAGGCCATGCGGGCCTGGGCGGAGGGGATCCACCTGCGCCGGCTGCTGGAGGAGGATCCGACGGTGCAGGCGCTGCTCACGCCTGCGGAGTTGGACGCCGCCTTCGACCTGAAGCACCACCTGCGTCATGTGGATACCATCATGAAGCGACTGGGGTTGATCGAATGA
- the purL gene encoding phosphoribosylformylglycinamidine synthase subunit PurL yields MQQPWSLVGLTEAEYRRVVEILGREPNPTELHMFGVMWSEHCAYKHSKAALRRLPTRGEHVLQGPGENAGVVRIDDDLAVAFKLESHNHPSFVDPFNGAATGVGGILRDVFTMGARPVATLNSLRFGPLDEPKQRELLRGVVAGIGHYGNTVGVPCIGGEVYFDESYRGNCLVNAMCIGILRPDRIHRGIAAGPGNAIMVVGNPTGRDGIHAASLLASAEFSGSEAEAALPTVPVGDPFAEKMLMEACLELFETDAVVGIQDMGAAGLISSSSEMAARGGVGVELDVRKVPAREEGMEPWEFLLSESQERMLVCVKKGREAEVEAICRKWGVGCAVIGRVTDDGMVRVLDDGRVVAEVPARALAEAPVYHPAKAEPAYLAELRAFDWSRLPEPEDWNETLLRLLGSPNIGARAWIYEQFDHMVQAGTVLGPGGDAGVIRLGAAVAPGAHGLTRQPPGEGLPGRSGQAGPPKGIAASVDCNGRYVYLNPRRGTAIAVAEAARNCVVTGARPVAITNNCNFGNPEKPEIFWTFDEAITGMAEACEALGTPVTGGNVSFYNETSGEAIHPTPTIGMIAVHENLDRLTTPGFKQVGDVILLLGETRDELGGSEYARLIHGVLAGDAPALDLAFEKRLQDVVLRAIHEGLVTAAHDVAEGGLAVALAEMAIAAAEPSLGCQVSIFLGEGRVDGQLFGESQSRILVTATREQVGRLQALLMVEQIPFRVLGDVTADGRFRLAALAPGSGSAHVYRRQELIDLPVADLVRAHKEAIPRWMDA; encoded by the coding sequence ATGCAGCAGCCCTGGAGTCTGGTGGGTCTCACGGAGGCGGAGTACCGCCGGGTGGTGGAGATCCTGGGGCGGGAGCCGAACCCCACCGAACTGCACATGTTCGGCGTGATGTGGTCCGAACACTGCGCGTACAAGCACTCGAAGGCCGCGCTGCGGCGGCTTCCCACCCGCGGCGAGCACGTATTGCAGGGGCCGGGCGAGAACGCCGGCGTCGTCCGGATCGACGACGACCTGGCCGTGGCCTTCAAGCTCGAGTCCCACAACCACCCCTCCTTCGTGGACCCCTTCAATGGCGCGGCCACGGGCGTGGGGGGCATCCTGCGGGACGTCTTCACCATGGGCGCCCGCCCGGTGGCGACCCTGAACTCCCTGCGCTTCGGCCCGCTGGACGAGCCCAAGCAGCGGGAACTGCTCAGGGGTGTGGTGGCCGGCATCGGCCATTACGGCAACACGGTGGGCGTGCCCTGCATCGGCGGGGAGGTCTACTTCGACGAGTCCTACCGGGGCAACTGCCTGGTCAACGCCATGTGCATCGGCATCCTCCGGCCGGACCGCATCCACCGGGGCATCGCCGCCGGCCCGGGCAACGCCATCATGGTGGTGGGCAACCCGACCGGTCGGGACGGCATCCACGCCGCGTCGCTGCTGGCCTCGGCCGAGTTCAGCGGCAGCGAGGCGGAGGCGGCGCTGCCCACGGTGCCCGTGGGCGACCCCTTCGCCGAGAAGATGCTGATGGAGGCCTGCCTGGAACTGTTCGAGACCGACGCGGTGGTGGGTATCCAGGACATGGGCGCCGCCGGCCTCATCTCCTCGTCCTCGGAGATGGCAGCCCGGGGCGGCGTGGGCGTGGAGCTGGACGTGCGCAAGGTGCCGGCCCGGGAGGAGGGCATGGAGCCCTGGGAGTTCCTCCTCTCCGAGTCACAGGAGCGGATGCTCGTCTGCGTGAAGAAGGGGCGGGAGGCCGAGGTCGAGGCGATCTGCCGGAAGTGGGGCGTGGGCTGCGCCGTGATCGGCCGGGTGACCGACGACGGCATGGTGCGGGTGCTGGACGACGGGCGAGTCGTGGCCGAGGTGCCGGCCAGGGCGCTTGCCGAAGCGCCGGTCTACCACCCGGCCAAGGCCGAGCCCGCCTACCTGGCGGAGCTGCGGGCCTTCGACTGGTCCCGGCTGCCCGAGCCGGAGGATTGGAATGAGACGCTGCTCCGGCTGCTGGGCTCGCCCAACATCGGCGCGCGGGCCTGGATCTACGAGCAGTTCGACCACATGGTGCAGGCGGGTACCGTCCTGGGGCCCGGCGGAGACGCCGGGGTCATCCGGCTCGGCGCGGCCGTCGCGCCGGGGGCGCACGGCCTCACCCGGCAGCCGCCGGGGGAGGGCCTGCCCGGCCGGTCCGGCCAGGCGGGGCCCCCGAAGGGCATCGCCGCCTCAGTGGACTGCAACGGCCGCTACGTCTACCTGAACCCCCGGCGGGGCACCGCCATCGCCGTGGCGGAGGCGGCCCGCAACTGCGTGGTCACCGGCGCCCGGCCCGTGGCCATCACCAACAACTGCAACTTCGGCAACCCCGAGAAGCCGGAGATCTTCTGGACCTTCGACGAGGCCATCACCGGCATGGCCGAGGCCTGCGAGGCGCTGGGCACACCCGTGACCGGCGGCAACGTCTCCTTCTACAACGAGACCAGCGGGGAGGCCATTCACCCGACCCCGACCATCGGCATGATCGCGGTGCACGAGAACCTGGACCGGCTGACCACCCCGGGCTTCAAGCAGGTGGGTGACGTGATCCTCCTGCTGGGCGAGACCCGGGACGAGCTGGGCGGCTCCGAGTACGCCAGGCTGATCCACGGCGTGCTGGCCGGCGACGCCCCGGCCCTGGACCTCGCCTTCGAGAAGCGGCTGCAGGACGTGGTGCTGCGGGCGATCCACGAGGGGCTGGTGACCGCCGCCCACGACGTGGCGGAGGGCGGCCTCGCGGTCGCCCTGGCGGAGATGGCCATCGCCGCCGCGGAGCCGTCCCTGGGCTGCCAGGTGAGCATCTTCCTCGGCGAGGGCCGGGTAGACGGCCAGCTCTTCGGCGAGTCCCAGTCCCGCATCCTGGTCACGGCCACCCGGGAGCAGGTGGGGCGGCTGCAGGCCCTCCTGATGGTGGAGCAGATCCCCTTCCGGGTGCTGGGCGACGTGACCGCCGACGGCCGGTTCCGGCTGGCCGCGCTGGCTCCGGGCAGCGGGTCGGCCCACGTCTACCGGCGTCAGGAGCTGATCGACCTGCCGGTCGCGGACCTGGTGCGTGCGCACAAGGAGGCGATCCCCAGGTGGATGGACGCGTGA
- the purQ gene encoding phosphoribosylformylglycinamidine synthase subunit PurQ codes for MRFGILVFPGTNCEMETFYVLREVVGVQADYVWHEARDLTPYDAVVIPGGFTYGDRVRSGALACRAPVMEAVAEFAARGGLVLGICNGFQILTEAGLLPGGFRPNAHGRYRCGWSRVRVENAATPFTLACRPGQVLKIPVSHGMGNYQADPDTLRALSENQQVLFRYCTPEGAVTPGANPNGSAENIAGIVNRTGNVAGVMPHPERATEQVLGSADGRLLFASMVQHLTGRVIRV; via the coding sequence ATGCGGTTCGGGATTCTCGTCTTTCCGGGCACCAACTGTGAGATGGAGACCTTCTACGTCCTGCGGGAGGTCGTCGGGGTGCAGGCCGACTACGTCTGGCACGAGGCAAGGGATCTCACACCCTACGACGCCGTGGTCATTCCCGGCGGCTTCACCTATGGCGACCGGGTGCGCAGCGGAGCCCTCGCCTGCCGCGCCCCGGTGATGGAGGCGGTGGCCGAGTTTGCGGCTCGGGGCGGGCTGGTGCTGGGCATCTGCAACGGCTTCCAGATCCTCACCGAGGCGGGCCTCCTGCCCGGCGGTTTCCGGCCCAACGCCCACGGGCGTTACCGGTGCGGATGGAGCCGCGTGCGGGTGGAGAACGCGGCCACCCCGTTCACCCTGGCGTGCAGGCCGGGCCAGGTGCTGAAGATCCCCGTGAGCCACGGGATGGGCAACTACCAGGCCGATCCTGACACGCTGCGTGCCCTGAGCGAGAACCAGCAGGTCCTGTTCCGCTACTGCACGCCGGAGGGGGCGGTTACCCCCGGGGCCAACCCCAACGGATCGGCGGAGAACATTGCCGGGATCGTGAACCGGACCGGCAACGTCGCCGGCGTGATGCCCCACCCCGAGCGGGCGACGGAGCAGGTTCTGGGTTCTGCCGACGGGCGCCTTCTGTTTGCGTCCATGGTGCAACACCTGACGGGGAGGGTCATCCGTGTCTGA
- a CDS encoding phosphoribosylaminoimidazolesuccinocarboxamide synthase: protein MDVLLTVPDPGLRRLHRGKVREMFELDADRLLMVATDRLSAFDVVFPQGIPGKGRVLTQLSALWFGATRHIVANHLVSDDLGGLGLPGDVRRLLEGRSLVVRRARRIDVECVVRGYLAGSGWKEYQASGTVCGIPLPAGLRLSSRLPEPIFTPALKNDRGHDENVPEAEVRRRLGDAVTDFIKEKSLALYRYAAGVAEKAGMILADTKFEFGFVGDEIVLIDEAFTPDSSRYWPADRYREGEPVDSLDKQPVRDWAERTGWNKQPPAPELPGELIEETARRYADVLDRLRKVLAETAAGAGGGRR from the coding sequence ATGGACGTCTTGCTGACGGTGCCGGACCCGGGCCTCCGGCGGCTGCACCGGGGGAAGGTGCGGGAGATGTTCGAGCTGGACGCGGACCGGCTCCTCATGGTGGCCACCGACCGGCTCTCCGCCTTCGACGTCGTCTTTCCGCAGGGCATCCCCGGCAAGGGCCGGGTGCTGACCCAGCTCAGCGCGCTCTGGTTCGGGGCGACCCGGCATATCGTCGCCAACCACCTTGTCAGCGACGACCTCGGCGGCCTGGGCCTGCCCGGGGACGTCCGGCGTCTCCTGGAGGGCCGGTCGCTGGTGGTGCGCCGGGCCCGCCGCATCGACGTCGAGTGCGTGGTGCGGGGGTACCTGGCCGGATCGGGCTGGAAGGAGTACCAGGCCTCCGGCACGGTTTGCGGGATACCCCTCCCGGCGGGGCTCAGGCTCTCCAGCCGGCTGCCGGAGCCCATCTTCACGCCGGCCCTGAAGAACGACCGGGGCCATGACGAGAACGTGCCGGAGGCGGAGGTGCGCAGGCGGCTGGGCGACGCGGTGACCGACTTCATCAAGGAGAAGTCGCTGGCCCTCTACCGTTACGCTGCGGGCGTGGCGGAGAAGGCGGGGATGATCCTGGCGGACACCAAGTTCGAGTTCGGCTTCGTCGGCGACGAGATCGTGCTGATCGACGAGGCCTTTACCCCGGACTCCAGCCGGTACTGGCCGGCCGACCGGTACCGGGAGGGGGAGCCGGTGGACAGCCTGGACAAGCAGCCGGTGCGGGACTGGGCGGAACGGACGGGCTGGAACAAGCAGCCGCCGGCTCCGGAGCTGCCCGGGGAACTGATCGAGGAGACCGCCCGCCGGTATGCGGATGTGCTCGACCGGCTGCGCAAGGTGCTGGCGGAGACCGCTGCCGGCGCGGGCGGGGGCCGGCGATAG
- a CDS encoding NCS2 family permease → MAAREAIRPSQTSEGLLDRVFKLTENGTDVKREILAGLTTFVTMSYIIAVNPDILSIGTGMEKSAIFMATILAAALSTLAMGLVANWPVALAPGMGLNAFFAFTLCGSLGLPWQQALAAVFCSGVLALIVTLTGLRELMIKAIPLSLRHAVSAGIGFFIMLIGLINAGIVEASEATTIALGDFSRPGTMLALIGLIITGVLVARRVTGGILLGILITTLIGIPMGVTQLPSSLVSAPPSLAPTFLQLDFDVLGNPAMFAVIFAMFFTDLFDTIGTFVGVSSKAGLMDEKGNMKGGNRALVMDSLGTIIGSLLGTSNTTTYVESAAGVSAGGRTGLTAVTVAVLFLLSSFFSDIFLAIPGAATAPALIIVGIMMASSITQIDLDDFAIALPAIITALMMPFAYSIAEGLALGFIAYAVIYLLTGRAKEVHWMMWVLAGFFILHFVL, encoded by the coding sequence GTGGCTGCTCGTGAGGCGATCCGTCCGTCCCAGACGTCCGAGGGGCTGCTCGATCGGGTCTTCAAGCTCACGGAGAACGGCACCGACGTCAAGCGGGAGATCCTGGCCGGACTGACCACGTTCGTGACCATGTCGTACATCATCGCCGTCAACCCCGACATCCTGTCCATCGGCACCGGCATGGAGAAGTCGGCGATCTTCATGGCCACGATCCTGGCGGCGGCGCTCTCGACGCTGGCGATGGGCCTCGTGGCCAACTGGCCGGTGGCGCTGGCGCCGGGCATGGGTCTCAACGCGTTCTTCGCCTTCACCCTGTGCGGCTCCCTCGGCCTGCCGTGGCAGCAGGCCCTGGCGGCGGTCTTCTGCTCGGGCGTGCTGGCCCTGATCGTCACCCTGACCGGGCTGCGGGAGCTGATGATCAAGGCGATCCCCCTCTCGCTGCGGCACGCGGTGTCGGCCGGCATCGGCTTCTTCATCATGCTGATCGGCCTGATCAACGCCGGGATCGTCGAGGCCAGCGAGGCGACCACCATCGCCCTGGGCGATTTCAGCCGGCCGGGCACCATGCTGGCGCTGATCGGCCTCATCATCACCGGCGTCCTGGTCGCCCGCAGGGTCACCGGCGGCATCTTGCTGGGCATTCTCATCACCACCCTCATCGGCATCCCGATGGGCGTGACCCAGCTGCCCTCCTCCCTGGTCTCGGCTCCGCCTTCGCTGGCACCCACCTTCCTGCAGCTCGACTTCGACGTCCTGGGGAACCCCGCGATGTTCGCCGTGATCTTCGCGATGTTCTTCACCGACCTCTTCGACACGATCGGCACCTTTGTGGGCGTCTCCTCCAAGGCCGGCCTGATGGATGAGAAGGGCAACATGAAGGGCGGCAACCGGGCCCTGGTCATGGACTCGCTGGGCACCATCATCGGCTCGCTGCTGGGCACCTCCAACACCACCACCTACGTCGAGTCCGCGGCGGGCGTCTCGGCCGGCGGCCGCACGGGGCTCACCGCCGTCACGGTGGCGGTCCTGTTCCTCCTGTCCTCTTTCTTCTCCGACATCTTCCTGGCCATCCCCGGCGCCGCGACGGCTCCCGCCCTCATCATCGTGGGTATCATGATGGCCTCCTCCATCACCCAGATCGACCTGGACGACTTCGCCATCGCCCTGCCGGCGATCATCACGGCCCTCATGATGCCGTTTGCGTACTCCATCGCCGAGGGCCTCGCGCTGGGCTTCATCGCCTACGCCGTGATCTACCTGCTCACCGGCCGGGCCAAGGAAGTCCACTGGATGATGTGGGTGCTCGCCGGCTTCTTCATCCTGCACTTCGTCCTCTAG